The sequence CACGTTCGATCAGACTGAGGTACCGCCACCATATCGGTATTTAGGTACTCCGAAACCATCACCATCATTGCGGCCCATGACGCGACCAACGTTTGCGACTTTCTGTTGAGAGATGCAGATTTACCTTGAATCAATGGAATTAAATAAGGTTTTACAGCTTCTTGAGATTGGCTCATCCAATTATTATTACAATCAGCGCAAACACACTTTATTTTACGAACGTGAGGATCACCTTGGCGAGTATAAATATTTTCTTTTGAGGATTGTGGGAAATCCACGGTCGCTAGAACTGCATGGCGCTCGCGAACTCTTGGAATGTAGTTCCGCAACCAGTCTGCGTACATATGCTCCTTGGTAAGCGGACGTTGGCCGCAGAAAATACAATTTGATGGAGGCTTCGACATAAGCTCTCCCATGACTCGAAATTTGAGAAGATCTGCCCGCAGGATACAGCCGCACAGCGCCGCGACGAACATCTAATGAATTTGCCTGCAGCAACCACTGAAGTTCAACAGCAAGAACACGTCCAGGCAAAAACAAGGCAGAAGAAAGTTGATCTCCTGCTTTTCAATTTGCCACCCGTAACCTGCGTCAGCGTTTAGCCGCGTAATATGAGACCCGCCGCTCCAGATAGGCGAGAAACTCCGAGATCGTGAAGGCAAGCGCGAAGAGCACGACCAGCACGGCCCAGAAATGCGCCATCAGGAAGTTGTTGGCGTAAAGCTCGAAGAGCGCGCCGAAGCCGACGATCGAGATCAGCAGCTGCCCGATGATCACCCCCTTCACCGCCCGGATCACACCGATGCGCACTCCGCCGAGGATCTCCGGCAGCGCGGCCCAGAAATAGATCTTGAAGAAGGCGTCCAGCGGCGAGGCGCCGTAGGAACGCGCCATCTCGACCAGCGAGCGGTTGATCTGCAGCACGCCGGCCCGCGCGTTCAGGATGACGATCCAGATCGCGAACAGCGTCGTGGTGATGATGATCGCCTTCATCCCGAAGCCGAACAGCACCATGAGCACAGGCACGAGAGCGGTCAGCGGTGCGCTGAGGAACATGTTCACCCAGGGCAGCAGCAGCTCGTCGAGCAGCCGGTTCTTGCCCATCAGGATGCCGGTCGGAATGCCGATCGCGACGGCGAAGAACACACCCGCGAAGAAGGCATAGGCGGTTTCCGTCAGGGCCTTGAGGAAGGCCGGCGTTCCGATCACGGCGAAGAGCGTGCGCACCACCTCGGTCAGCGGCGGCAGAAAGAAGGTCAGGTCGAGCCGGCCGACGATCTCCCAGAGCAGGCCCCAGAGGATCAGCGACGACATGCCGGGCAGCGGATAGCCGAAAAGCTTCATCTCTCAGCCCTCACTCCACGTAGCTGCGCAGCGAGGCCCAGATCCGGTCGACGATGTCGAGATATTCCGGATCGCGGCGGA comes from Nisaea sediminum and encodes:
- a CDS encoding ABC transporter permease; protein product: MKLFGYPLPGMSSLILWGLLWEIVGRLDLTFFLPPLTEVVRTLFAVIGTPAFLKALTETAYAFFAGVFFAVAIGIPTGILMGKNRLLDELLLPWVNMFLSAPLTALVPVLMVLFGFGMKAIIITTTLFAIWIVILNARAGVLQINRSLVEMARSYGASPLDAFFKIYFWAALPEILGGVRIGVIRAVKGVIIGQLLISIVGFGALFELYANNFLMAHFWAVLVVLFALAFTISEFLAYLERRVSYYAAKR